A stretch of the Anaeromyxobacter sp. genome encodes the following:
- the ftsZ gene encoding cell division protein FtsZ: protein MIEFDDRADGARIKVIGVGGGGGNAINTMVAGRLEGVEFIAANTDVQALAANKAGVKLQLGRSASKGLGAGANPEVGRQAALENREQIEAALAGADMVFVTAGMGGGTGTGGAPVVADIAKSTGALTVGVVTKPFLFEGNRRRKHAEAGLAELKAAVDTLIVIPNQRLLSVAGENMSLADAFKRADEVLLNAVQGISDLITVHGIVNVDFADVRTIMAEQGLALMGSGRAAGPRRAVEAMQAAISSPLLEDVTLDGATGLLVNITGGPGLTLHEVDEAVSMAHAAADPEANIIFGSVIDERLGDEVKITVIATGFAPRDAERRAAASRPLQVQVPVQVTPRAAPPPAPAPAEAIRVVRPAAPPAPAAAPATVGARAAAPRAPAGAFRADQEDQYDIPAFLRRGGAPRRDD, encoded by the coding sequence ATGATCGAGTTCGACGACAGGGCCGACGGCGCGCGCATCAAGGTCATCGGGGTGGGCGGCGGCGGCGGCAACGCCATCAACACCATGGTGGCCGGACGCCTCGAGGGCGTGGAGTTCATCGCGGCCAACACCGACGTGCAGGCGCTGGCCGCCAACAAGGCCGGCGTGAAGCTGCAGCTGGGCCGCTCGGCCTCCAAGGGGCTGGGCGCCGGGGCCAACCCGGAGGTGGGGCGCCAGGCGGCGCTGGAGAACCGCGAGCAGATCGAGGCGGCGCTGGCCGGGGCCGACATGGTCTTCGTCACCGCCGGCATGGGCGGCGGCACCGGCACCGGCGGCGCGCCGGTGGTGGCCGACATCGCCAAGTCCACCGGGGCGCTCACGGTGGGCGTGGTCACCAAGCCCTTCCTCTTCGAGGGCAACCGGCGGCGCAAGCACGCCGAGGCCGGCCTGGCGGAGCTCAAGGCGGCGGTGGACACCCTCATCGTCATCCCCAACCAGCGCCTGCTCTCGGTGGCCGGCGAGAACATGTCGCTGGCCGACGCCTTCAAGCGGGCCGACGAGGTGCTGCTCAACGCGGTGCAGGGCATCTCCGACCTGATCACGGTGCACGGCATCGTCAACGTGGACTTCGCCGACGTGCGCACCATCATGGCGGAGCAGGGGCTGGCGCTGATGGGCTCGGGCCGGGCCGCCGGCCCGCGCCGCGCCGTGGAGGCCATGCAGGCCGCCATCTCCTCCCCGCTGCTGGAGGACGTCACCCTCGACGGGGCCACCGGCCTGCTGGTGAACATCACCGGCGGCCCGGGGCTGACCCTGCACGAGGTGGACGAGGCGGTCTCGATGGCCCACGCCGCGGCCGACCCGGAGGCCAACATCATCTTCGGCTCGGTCATCGACGAGCGGCTGGGCGACGAGGTGAAGATCACCGTGATCGCCACCGGCTTCGCCCCGCGCGACGCCGAGCGCCGCGCCGCGGCCTCTCGCCCGCTGCAGGTGCAGGTCCCGGTGCAGGTGACCCCGCGCGCCGCCCCGCCCCCCGCCCCGGCCCCGGCCGAGGCCATCCGGGTGGTGCGCCCGGCAGCCCCCCCGGCGCCGGCCGCGGCCCCGGCCACGGTGGGCGCCCGCGCCGCCGCGCCCCGCGCCCCGGCTGGCGCCTTCCGCGCCGACCAGGAGGACCAGTACGACATCCCGGCCTTCCTGCGCCGGGGCGGCGCGCCGCGCCGGGACGACTGA
- the ftsA gene encoding cell division protein FtsA, producing the protein MAKNGEILVGLDIGTTKICAIVGEVSDEGIDIIGIGTHPSKGLRKGVVVNIDATVASIKRAIEEAEHMAGCEITTVYTGIAGGHIKAFPSHGVVAVKDREVRQQDVERVIEQAKAVAIPLDREVIHVLPQEFVVDDQDGVKDPVGMSGVRLEAKALIVTGAVSSAQNIVKCAQRTGLNVSDIVLQPLASSLATLSEDEKELGVCLVDIGGGTTDIAIFHNGSIHHTSVISLGGNHLTNDVAVGLRTPTHEAERIKKQYGCAMAQLVDKSETIEVPSVGGGAPRVLSRHILAEIIEPRVEEIFMLVQHEIQKCGMEELLASGVVITGGSVLLPGMAQMAEEVLGVPVRQGMPRHVGGLVDVVRSPMYATAVGLVIYGMHQQRGSPHFRIREENVYRKVKNRMKEWLGEIF; encoded by the coding sequence ATGGCGAAGAACGGGGAGATCCTCGTCGGGCTCGACATCGGCACGACCAAGATCTGCGCCATCGTCGGCGAGGTCTCCGACGAGGGCATCGACATCATCGGCATCGGCACGCACCCGTCCAAGGGGCTGCGCAAGGGGGTGGTGGTCAACATCGACGCCACCGTCGCCTCCATCAAGCGGGCCATCGAGGAGGCCGAGCACATGGCGGGGTGCGAGATCACCACCGTCTACACCGGCATCGCCGGCGGCCACATCAAGGCCTTCCCCAGCCACGGGGTGGTGGCGGTGAAGGACCGCGAGGTGCGCCAGCAGGACGTGGAGCGGGTCATCGAGCAGGCCAAGGCGGTGGCCATCCCGCTGGACCGCGAGGTCATCCACGTGCTGCCGCAGGAGTTCGTGGTGGACGACCAGGACGGGGTCAAGGACCCGGTCGGCATGAGCGGGGTGCGGCTCGAGGCCAAGGCCCTGATCGTCACCGGCGCGGTCTCCTCGGCCCAGAACATCGTCAAGTGCGCCCAGCGCACCGGCCTCAACGTCTCGGACATCGTGCTGCAGCCGCTGGCCTCCTCGCTGGCCACCCTCTCGGAGGACGAGAAGGAGCTGGGGGTGTGCCTGGTGGACATCGGCGGCGGCACCACCGACATCGCCATCTTCCACAACGGCTCCATCCACCACACCTCGGTCATCTCGCTGGGCGGCAACCACCTGACCAACGACGTGGCGGTGGGGCTGCGCACGCCCACCCACGAGGCCGAGCGCATCAAGAAGCAGTACGGCTGCGCCATGGCCCAGCTGGTCGACAAGAGCGAGACCATCGAGGTGCCCAGCGTGGGCGGGGGCGCCCCGCGGGTGCTGTCGCGCCACATCCTGGCCGAGATCATCGAGCCCCGCGTGGAGGAGATCTTCATGCTGGTGCAGCACGAGATCCAGAAGTGCGGCATGGAGGAGCTGCTGGCCTCCGGGGTGGTCATCACCGGCGGCTCGGTGCTGCTGCCCGGCATGGCGCAGATGGCCGAGGAGGTGCTGGGGGTGCCGGTGCGCCAGGGCATGCCGCGCCATGTCGGCGGCCTGGTGGACGTGGTGCGCAGCCCCATGTACGCCACCGCGGTGGGGCTGGTGATCTACGGCATGCACCAGCAGCGCGGCAGCCCGCACTTCCGGATCCGCGAGGAGAACGTCTACCGCAAGGTCAAGAACCGCATGAAGGAGTGGCTGGGCGAGATCTTCTAG
- a CDS encoding FtsQ-type POTRA domain-containing protein, translating to MAWGRNRRTADAVDPAEVRRRLGRAATLVLPSALALGLLGGAGFATFRYGVQGDLLRLRELRFTGLSQVRPAELLELSPVQPGDHLLLSDLDGLALALQRNPWVASVEITRRLAPPALEVAVTERRAAALVDLSGLYLVDRRGRAFKRAAPGDGLDLPVVTGLLRQDHVERREETERRVEAALELLDRWREAGLDRRAPVSEVHLDPDLGVRVTTGDDGMEIRLGQGDLPAKLERLGRVLSALEADGRRAEVLHLDNRRHPDWVAVRPAGGGEVVDVRGPRGP from the coding sequence GTGGCGTGGGGTCGGAACCGGCGGACGGCGGACGCGGTGGATCCAGCGGAGGTGCGGCGGCGGCTCGGCCGGGCCGCCACCCTGGTCCTGCCGTCGGCGCTGGCGCTCGGGCTGCTGGGCGGCGCCGGCTTCGCCACCTTCCGGTACGGCGTGCAGGGCGACCTGCTGCGCCTCCGCGAGCTGCGCTTCACCGGCCTGTCCCAGGTGCGCCCGGCCGAGCTCCTGGAGCTCTCGCCGGTGCAGCCGGGCGACCACCTGCTCCTCTCCGACCTGGACGGCCTGGCGCTGGCGCTGCAGCGCAACCCCTGGGTGGCCTCGGTGGAGATCACCCGCCGCCTGGCGCCCCCGGCGCTGGAGGTGGCGGTGACCGAGCGGCGCGCCGCCGCGCTGGTGGACCTGTCGGGCCTGTACCTGGTGGACCGGCGCGGCCGGGCCTTCAAGCGCGCCGCCCCCGGCGACGGCCTCGACCTGCCGGTGGTGACCGGCCTCCTCAGGCAGGACCACGTGGAGCGGCGCGAGGAGACGGAGCGGCGCGTCGAGGCGGCCCTGGAGCTGCTGGACCGCTGGCGCGAGGCCGGGCTGGACCGGCGCGCCCCGGTCTCGGAGGTCCACCTGGACCCCGACCTGGGGGTGCGGGTGACCACCGGCGACGATGGGATGGAGATCCGGCTCGGGCAGGGAGACCTGCCCGCCAAGCTGGAGCGGCTCGGGCGCGTGCTCTCCGCGCTCGAGGCGGACGGGCGGAGGGCGGAGGTGCTCCACCTCGACAACCGGCGGCACCCGGACTGGGTGGCCGTGCGGCCGGCGGGGGGGGGCGAGGTCGTGGACGTTCGGGGTCCGAGAGGGCCCTGA